From Alteribacter keqinensis, one genomic window encodes:
- a CDS encoding PAS domain S-box protein, which translates to MFKEALNQMQQPVIINTEDYIISYVNDAYEELFELKSEDIVGKHLHDVFTDTPQENQVVTEMIDNDFRKFSKKVTHKLGGEILFLDSVSKRFEHEGEKYVMTRFEDLTEHARQEKELKKMIIDMTVNVVPLSDTIGVLPLPPILRDEQKWVIVEKTAQICREKRFSKLAINLSAIRTLDEELGDIIIRLIEVLRVLGVDVILTGVRHEIAADFSQVDLDFDRIKVYQNLKQAVEYFFSEPRDK; encoded by the coding sequence ATGTTCAAGGAAGCACTTAATCAGATGCAGCAACCAGTTATTATTAACACTGAAGATTATATAATCAGCTATGTAAATGATGCTTACGAGGAGCTTTTTGAACTCAAAAGCGAAGACATTGTAGGAAAGCATCTCCACGACGTGTTTACTGACACCCCGCAGGAGAACCAAGTTGTAACGGAAATGATCGACAATGACTTCAGGAAGTTTAGTAAGAAAGTAACACACAAGCTCGGAGGAGAGATCCTTTTTCTAGACTCTGTTTCCAAAAGATTTGAGCATGAAGGCGAGAAATATGTGATGACCAGGTTTGAGGATCTGACGGAGCACGCCAGACAGGAAAAAGAACTGAAGAAAATGATTATCGACATGACGGTGAATGTGGTGCCTCTTTCCGATACGATCGGCGTGCTGCCCCTGCCACCGATTCTTCGAGATGAGCAGAAGTGGGTCATTGTGGAAAAAACAGCCCAGATCTGCAGGGAGAAGCGATTCTCAAAACTTGCCATCAACCTGTCAGCGATCCGGACTCTGGACGAAGAACTCGGCGATATTATTATCCGCCTCATCGAAGTGCTCCGCGTCCTCGGTGTAGACGTGATTCTTACAGGTGTACGTCATGAAATTGCCGCTGATTTTTCCCAGGTAGATCTGGATTTTGACCGGATCAAAGTTTACCAGAATCTGAAGCAGGCAGTCGAGTATTTCTTTTCAGAACCAAGGGATAAATAG
- a CDS encoding alanine racemase produces the protein MKTWKEAPTPVLVLDLEKMNRNIERMAASARKNNVKLRPHIKTHKSLEVAKRQIHAGATGLTVATLSEAEVFQNAGFDDLLVAFPLRSEEKIARFVALAKRGRLIATIDDIVQAGRLDEAAATAGMRVEVWVKVNSGLNRCGVDPGEEAVSLVKDIAPLQALQVTGLYTHAGHAYGAGAQEDRERIAKEEAEAVVRSAEACENAGFPIENRSVGSTPTYEWSGAYDGITEVRPGNAVFFDGVQEGLGVCTMDECALTVTASVVSGKKDRLIVDAGSKSLTLEKGAHGNASVTGFGTIVEPVTLAGKSLTRLSEEHGILDFPDGAPAITDEVIRIIPNHACTAVNLYDHYLVVEGDTIADRWPVDARGCNT, from the coding sequence ATGAAAACATGGAAGGAAGCTCCTACGCCGGTTCTCGTCCTCGACCTTGAGAAAATGAACCGGAACATCGAAAGAATGGCTGCATCAGCCAGGAAGAACAACGTGAAGTTGAGGCCGCATATCAAAACCCACAAAAGCCTTGAGGTGGCAAAAAGGCAGATCCACGCCGGTGCCACTGGACTCACCGTTGCGACGCTCTCCGAAGCAGAGGTATTTCAAAACGCTGGCTTTGACGATCTTCTTGTTGCTTTTCCCTTAAGAAGCGAAGAGAAAATTGCCCGTTTTGTTGCGCTTGCAAAGCGGGGCAGGCTCATTGCAACCATTGATGACATTGTACAGGCAGGGAGACTTGATGAGGCGGCAGCAACGGCTGGCATGCGAGTTGAAGTGTGGGTAAAAGTAAACAGCGGACTGAACCGGTGCGGAGTAGACCCCGGAGAAGAAGCCGTCTCCCTTGTAAAAGACATTGCCCCGCTTCAGGCGCTCCAGGTGACCGGTCTTTACACCCACGCAGGTCATGCCTATGGCGCCGGCGCACAGGAAGACCGGGAGCGGATCGCGAAAGAGGAAGCAGAGGCCGTTGTCCGGTCGGCAGAGGCGTGTGAAAACGCAGGGTTTCCCATCGAGAATCGGAGTGTTGGAAGCACCCCCACCTATGAATGGAGCGGGGCTTATGATGGAATTACAGAAGTGAGACCCGGGAATGCCGTGTTCTTCGACGGCGTCCAGGAGGGGCTTGGCGTGTGCACAATGGATGAATGTGCCCTTACTGTAACCGCCTCGGTGGTGAGCGGGAAAAAAGACAGGCTGATCGTCGATGCCGGCAGCAAATCCCTCACACTTGAAAAAGGGGCTCACGGCAACGCCTCGGTAACCGGCTTCGGGACCATTGTGGAACCTGTAACCTTGGCGGGGAAATCACTGACCCGGTTATCCGAGGAACACGGTATTCTCGATTTTCCCGACGGAGCACCAGCCATCACGGATGAGGTGATCCGCATCATCCCCAATCATGCCTGTACAGCCGTGAATCTCTACGACCACTATCTAGTGGTGGAAGGGGATACGATCGCCGACCGTTGGCCGGTGGATGCAAGAGGATGCAACACGTAA
- a CDS encoding TetR/AcrR family transcriptional regulator translates to MPSRTAEKIKQVSLRLFAQEGYDGASLSKITDEVGIRKSSLYNHFKNKEALFLTLVDDVYARYVAELNETVHEGADDESVDTTLHKAFIMTTDFLRKEEVGRFYMHFLLFPPKDLKLSVHERFLRFEEELNLVLLPVITRGMNDRAIEKSSPADVLDAFYCVLDGISAQMFYYDPDTVNRKRQHAWNVFWRGIRAD, encoded by the coding sequence ATGCCATCTCGGACAGCGGAAAAAATTAAACAGGTGTCCCTCCGCCTTTTTGCCCAGGAGGGGTACGATGGAGCCAGCCTGTCAAAGATTACTGATGAAGTGGGAATCCGCAAATCTTCCCTGTATAACCATTTTAAAAATAAAGAGGCGTTGTTTTTAACACTTGTTGATGATGTTTATGCCCGTTACGTCGCCGAGCTGAATGAGACCGTCCATGAAGGGGCGGATGATGAGAGTGTGGACACCACCCTTCACAAGGCGTTTATCATGACCACCGATTTTTTGCGGAAAGAAGAGGTGGGAAGGTTTTATATGCATTTTTTACTGTTTCCCCCAAAGGATCTGAAGCTTTCTGTCCATGAGCGTTTTTTGCGTTTTGAAGAAGAACTCAACCTTGTCCTGCTTCCGGTTATTACCCGTGGAATGAACGACAGGGCAATCGAAAAAAGCAGTCCGGCTGACGTTTTGGACGCTTTTTACTGCGTGTTGGACGGGATTTCAGCCCAGATGTTTTATTATGATCCGGATACGGTCAACAGGAAGCGGCAGCACGCATGGAACGTGTTCTGGCGGGGTATCCGGGCTGATTAA
- a CDS encoding small multi-drug export protein gives MMFDLLWQYILVFLMAALPWLEILFVIPIGIGMGLNPFGVGIVSFAGNFIPVVLIVYLLKWFQTTRLYTNWKSRREEKKAVKLAAQTEQDEEQLMKKQRRAERAHRIFEKYGLPGLALLGPLLTGIHLAAVIALSLKANKHATTVWMGASLAAWTVFLTIAAYYGFDFIL, from the coding sequence ATGATGTTTGATCTGCTATGGCAGTATATACTGGTTTTCTTGATGGCCGCCCTCCCGTGGCTTGAGATCCTTTTTGTTATCCCTATCGGTATCGGGATGGGGCTTAACCCTTTTGGGGTGGGCATTGTCTCCTTTGCCGGCAACTTTATTCCTGTGGTTCTGATTGTGTATTTACTCAAATGGTTTCAGACGACCAGGCTCTATACGAATTGGAAAAGCAGGCGTGAGGAGAAAAAAGCCGTAAAGCTTGCGGCACAGACGGAGCAGGACGAGGAGCAGCTGATGAAAAAGCAACGGAGGGCAGAGCGGGCACACCGGATTTTTGAAAAATACGGTCTTCCGGGCCTCGCTCTTCTCGGCCCTCTTCTTACGGGTATTCATCTGGCTGCGGTTATCGCTTTATCGTTAAAAGCGAATAAGCACGCCACCACAGTGTGGATGGGGGCAAGTCTCGCGGCATGGACCGTGTTTCTCACCATTGCTGCATACTATGGGTTTGATTTTATTTTGTAG